The following are encoded together in the Phragmites australis chromosome 19, lpPhrAust1.1, whole genome shotgun sequence genome:
- the LOC133901051 gene encoding glutathione transferase GST 23-like isoform X2 yields MNHQDEKDKVKLFGIRSSPYVLKVIWALRIKGVKYDYIEEDLGNKSDLLLEYNPVHKKVPVLVYQGKPIAESEVILEFIDEAWKHCGDPILPEDPYERAMTRFWARFGSDKLSPPIWKWFTTQGQEQEDAYAAAIEQLLVLEKELCGKRFFAGEKIGFVDLSLGSLAYVIPIYEEITGVKMITEETFPSLTAWMGNFQSSPVVKDHLPPLDKLQLRLFTPAEAAWPV; encoded by the exons ATGAATCATCAAGACGAGAAAGACAAGGTGAAGCTGTTCGGCATACGGTCGAGCCCTTACGTTCTCAAAGTGATATGGGCGCTAAGGATCAAAGGCGTCAAGTACGACTACATCGAGGAGGATCTCGGGAACAAGAGTGACCTGCTGCTTGAGTACAACCCTGTGCACAAGAAGGTTCCTGTGCTGGTCTATCAAGGTAAACCGATCGCAGAATCAGAGGTCATACTCGAGTTCATCGATGAGGCGTGGAAGCACTGCGGTGACCCTATCTTGCCGGAGGATCCCTATGAGCGTGCCATGACCCGTTTCTGGGCAAGGTTCGGCTCGGATAAA CTCTCGCCACCGATTTGGAAGTGGTTCACCACCCAAGGCCAAGAACAGGAGGACGCATATGCAGCTGCCATAGAGCAGCTGCTGGTTCTGGAGAAGGAACTCTGTGGAAAGCGATTCTTTGCAGGAGAGAAGATCGGTTTCGTCGACTTATCGCTCGGTTCGTTGGCGTATGTGATTCCTATATACGAGGAGATCACCGGTGTGAAGATGATCACAGAGGAGACGTTCCCGTCCTTGACGGCGTGGATGGGGAATTTCCAGAGCTCGCCGGTCGTGAAGGATCACCTGCCGCCGTTGGACAAGCTGCAGCTCAG
- the LOC133901051 gene encoding glutathione transferase GST 23-like isoform X4 has product MNHQDEKDKVKLFGIRSSPYVLKVIWALRIKGVKYDYIEEDLGNKSDLLLEYNPVHKKVPVLVYQGKPIAESEVILEFIDEAWKHCGDPILPEDPYERAMTRFWARFGSDKLSPPIWKWFTTQGQEQEDAYAAAIEQLLVLEKELCGKRFFAGEKIGFVDLSLGSLAYVIPIYEEITGVKMITEETFPSLTAWMGNFQSSPVVKDHLPPLDKLQLRNPKLS; this is encoded by the exons ATGAATCATCAAGACGAGAAAGACAAGGTGAAGCTGTTCGGCATACGGTCGAGCCCTTACGTTCTCAAAGTGATATGGGCGCTAAGGATCAAAGGCGTCAAGTACGACTACATCGAGGAGGATCTCGGGAACAAGAGTGACCTGCTGCTTGAGTACAACCCTGTGCACAAGAAGGTTCCTGTGCTGGTCTATCAAGGTAAACCGATCGCAGAATCAGAGGTCATACTCGAGTTCATCGATGAGGCGTGGAAGCACTGCGGTGACCCTATCTTGCCGGAGGATCCCTATGAGCGTGCCATGACCCGTTTCTGGGCAAGGTTCGGCTCGGATAAA CTCTCGCCACCGATTTGGAAGTGGTTCACCACCCAAGGCCAAGAACAGGAGGACGCATATGCAGCTGCCATAGAGCAGCTGCTGGTTCTGGAGAAGGAACTCTGTGGAAAGCGATTCTTTGCAGGAGAGAAGATCGGTTTCGTCGACTTATCGCTCGGTTCGTTGGCGTATGTGATTCCTATATACGAGGAGATCACCGGTGTGAAGATGATCACAGAGGAGACGTTCCCGTCCTTGACGGCGTGGATGGGGAATTTCCAGAGCTCGCCGGTCGTGAAGGATCACCTGCCGCCGTTGGACAAGCTGCAGCTCAG GAATCCAAAATTGAGTTAA
- the LOC133901051 gene encoding glutathione transferase GST 23-like isoform X3 yields the protein MNHQDEKDKVKLFGIRSSPYVLKVIWALRIKGVKYDYIEEDLGNKSDLLLEYNPVHKKVPVLVYQGKPIAESEVILEFIDEAWKHCGDPILPEDPYERAMTRFWARFGSDKLSPPIWKWFTTQGQEQEDAYAAAIEQLLVLEKELCGKRFFAGEKIGFVDLSLGSLAYVIPIYEEITGVKMITEETFPSLTAWMGNFQSSPVVKDHLPPLDKLQLRVVRAELGRW from the exons ATGAATCATCAAGACGAGAAAGACAAGGTGAAGCTGTTCGGCATACGGTCGAGCCCTTACGTTCTCAAAGTGATATGGGCGCTAAGGATCAAAGGCGTCAAGTACGACTACATCGAGGAGGATCTCGGGAACAAGAGTGACCTGCTGCTTGAGTACAACCCTGTGCACAAGAAGGTTCCTGTGCTGGTCTATCAAGGTAAACCGATCGCAGAATCAGAGGTCATACTCGAGTTCATCGATGAGGCGTGGAAGCACTGCGGTGACCCTATCTTGCCGGAGGATCCCTATGAGCGTGCCATGACCCGTTTCTGGGCAAGGTTCGGCTCGGATAAA CTCTCGCCACCGATTTGGAAGTGGTTCACCACCCAAGGCCAAGAACAGGAGGACGCATATGCAGCTGCCATAGAGCAGCTGCTGGTTCTGGAGAAGGAACTCTGTGGAAAGCGATTCTTTGCAGGAGAGAAGATCGGTTTCGTCGACTTATCGCTCGGTTCGTTGGCGTATGTGATTCCTATATACGAGGAGATCACCGGTGTGAAGATGATCACAGAGGAGACGTTCCCGTCCTTGACGGCGTGGATGGGGAATTTCCAGAGCTCGCCGGTCGTGAAGGATCACCTGCCGCCGTTGGACAAGCTGCAGCTCAG GGTGGTCCGGGCTGAATTGGGCCGGTGGTGA
- the LOC133901051 gene encoding glutathione transferase GST 23-like isoform X5 yields MNHQDEKDKVKLFGIRSSPYVLKVIWALRIKGVKYDYIEEDLGNKSDLLLEYNPVHKKVPVLVYQGKPIAESEVILEFIDEAWKHCGDPILPEDPYERAMTRFWARFGSDKLSPPIWKWFTTQGQEQEDAYAAAIEQLLVLEKELCGKRFFAGEKIGFVDLSLGSLAYVIPIYEEITGVKMITEETFPSLTAWMGNFQSSPVVKDHLPPLDKLQLRQLIL; encoded by the exons ATGAATCATCAAGACGAGAAAGACAAGGTGAAGCTGTTCGGCATACGGTCGAGCCCTTACGTTCTCAAAGTGATATGGGCGCTAAGGATCAAAGGCGTCAAGTACGACTACATCGAGGAGGATCTCGGGAACAAGAGTGACCTGCTGCTTGAGTACAACCCTGTGCACAAGAAGGTTCCTGTGCTGGTCTATCAAGGTAAACCGATCGCAGAATCAGAGGTCATACTCGAGTTCATCGATGAGGCGTGGAAGCACTGCGGTGACCCTATCTTGCCGGAGGATCCCTATGAGCGTGCCATGACCCGTTTCTGGGCAAGGTTCGGCTCGGATAAA CTCTCGCCACCGATTTGGAAGTGGTTCACCACCCAAGGCCAAGAACAGGAGGACGCATATGCAGCTGCCATAGAGCAGCTGCTGGTTCTGGAGAAGGAACTCTGTGGAAAGCGATTCTTTGCAGGAGAGAAGATCGGTTTCGTCGACTTATCGCTCGGTTCGTTGGCGTATGTGATTCCTATATACGAGGAGATCACCGGTGTGAAGATGATCACAGAGGAGACGTTCCCGTCCTTGACGGCGTGGATGGGGAATTTCCAGAGCTCGCCGGTCGTGAAGGATCACCTGCCGCCGTTGGACAAGCTGCAGCTCAG GCAACTCATTCTTTAA
- the LOC133901051 gene encoding glutathione transferase GST 23-like isoform X1, with protein sequence MNHQDEKDKVKLFGIRSSPYVLKVIWALRIKGVKYDYIEEDLGNKSDLLLEYNPVHKKVPVLVYQGKPIAESEVILEFIDEAWKHCGDPILPEDPYERAMTRFWARFGSDKLSPPIWKWFTTQGQEQEDAYAAAIEQLLVLEKELCGKRFFAGEKIGFVDLSLGSLAYVIPIYEEITGVKMITEETFPSLTAWMGNFQSSPVVKDHLPPLDKLQLRYQAIREKFLNSKN encoded by the exons ATGAATCATCAAGACGAGAAAGACAAGGTGAAGCTGTTCGGCATACGGTCGAGCCCTTACGTTCTCAAAGTGATATGGGCGCTAAGGATCAAAGGCGTCAAGTACGACTACATCGAGGAGGATCTCGGGAACAAGAGTGACCTGCTGCTTGAGTACAACCCTGTGCACAAGAAGGTTCCTGTGCTGGTCTATCAAGGTAAACCGATCGCAGAATCAGAGGTCATACTCGAGTTCATCGATGAGGCGTGGAAGCACTGCGGTGACCCTATCTTGCCGGAGGATCCCTATGAGCGTGCCATGACCCGTTTCTGGGCAAGGTTCGGCTCGGATAAA CTCTCGCCACCGATTTGGAAGTGGTTCACCACCCAAGGCCAAGAACAGGAGGACGCATATGCAGCTGCCATAGAGCAGCTGCTGGTTCTGGAGAAGGAACTCTGTGGAAAGCGATTCTTTGCAGGAGAGAAGATCGGTTTCGTCGACTTATCGCTCGGTTCGTTGGCGTATGTGATTCCTATATACGAGGAGATCACCGGTGTGAAGATGATCACAGAGGAGACGTTCCCGTCCTTGACGGCGTGGATGGGGAATTTCCAGAGCTCGCCGGTCGTGAAGGATCACCTGCCGCCGTTGGACAAGCTGCAGCTCAGGTACCAAGCGATACGTGAAAAGTTTCTAAACAGCAAAAACTGA